A genomic stretch from Erwinia sp. E_sp_B01_1 includes:
- the osmV gene encoding osmoprotectant ABC transporter ATP-binding protein OsmV, protein MIKLENLTKTFTQKNGTSLNAVDNVSLNVPEGEMCVLLGPSGCGKSTTLKMINRLIPSTSGRILINGEDTSGQDTVTLRRNIGYVIQQIGLFPNMTIEENITVVPRMLGWDKKRCRDRASELMSMVALDPKTFLQRYPREMSGGQQQRIGVIRALAADPPVLLMDEPFGAVDPINREVIQNEFLDMQRQLKKTVMLVSHDIDEALKLGDRIAVFGQGKIVQCASPDELLAKPANEFVGSFVGQDRTLKRLLLVNAGDVTDQQPTITVRKSTPLTEAFGMMDENDMRSITVVDDDGKPLGFVKRREARGAQGQCYEMLNKFTVTGRAEENLRVVLSKLYEHNLVWMPIVDEDGRYSGEISQDYIADYLSSGRTRRVLNAG, encoded by the coding sequence ATGATAAAACTGGAAAACCTCACCAAAACCTTTACGCAGAAGAACGGCACCTCTCTGAATGCCGTCGACAACGTCAGCCTCAACGTGCCGGAAGGTGAAATGTGTGTACTGCTCGGCCCTTCCGGCTGTGGTAAATCCACTACCCTTAAAATGATTAACCGCCTGATCCCTTCCACCAGTGGCCGCATTTTGATTAACGGAGAAGATACCAGCGGCCAGGACACGGTGACCCTGCGCCGTAACATTGGTTATGTTATTCAGCAGATTGGTCTGTTCCCGAATATGACCATCGAGGAAAATATTACCGTGGTTCCGCGTATGCTGGGCTGGGATAAAAAACGCTGTCGCGACAGAGCCAGTGAGCTGATGAGTATGGTGGCACTGGATCCTAAAACCTTTTTGCAACGCTATCCGCGTGAGATGTCGGGTGGCCAGCAGCAGCGTATCGGCGTTATCCGCGCGCTGGCTGCGGATCCACCGGTTCTGCTGATGGATGAACCTTTTGGTGCGGTGGACCCCATTAACCGTGAAGTGATCCAGAATGAGTTTCTGGATATGCAGCGCCAGCTGAAAAAAACGGTCATGCTGGTCAGTCATGATATTGATGAAGCGCTAAAGCTGGGCGATCGCATTGCGGTATTCGGTCAGGGAAAAATCGTGCAGTGCGCCAGCCCGGATGAGTTGCTGGCAAAACCGGCGAACGAATTTGTAGGCTCCTTTGTGGGTCAGGACCGGACGCTGAAACGCCTGCTGTTAGTCAATGCCGGAGATGTCACCGATCAACAACCCACCATCACCGTCAGAAAAAGCACCCCGCTTACCGAGGCCTTTGGCATGATGGACGAGAATGACATGCGATCTATTACCGTGGTTGATGATGACGGTAAGCCACTGGGCTTTGTGAAGCGTCGTGAAGCGCGTGGCGCTCAGGGTCAGTGTTATGAAATGCTGAACAAATTCACCGTTACCGGACGGGCGGAAGAAAACCTGCGTGTCGTGCTGTCAAAACTCTATGAACACAATCTGGTCTGGATGCCGATTGTCGATGAGGATGGCCGCTACAGCGGAGAGATTTCGCAGGATTATATCGCAGACTATCTGAGCTCTGGCCGTACCCGCCGGGTTCTGAACGCAGGTTGA
- the osmW gene encoding osmoprotectant ABC transporter permease OsmW codes for MDTIHYIIDNWSYLASLTFHHLWLVGLAVGMAILIGVPLGILIVRYKWLATPVLGLATIVLTIPSIALFGLMIPLFSMVGQGIGVLPAVTAVFLYSLLPIVRNTHTALENIPPGLREAGRGIGMTFWQRLSWVEIPMALPVIFGGIRTAVVMNVGVMAIAAVIGAGGLGLLLLDGISGSDIRMLIAGALMICLLAIILDWLLHRLQLALTPKGIR; via the coding sequence ATGGACACTATCCATTATATTATTGATAACTGGAGTTATTTAGCCTCACTGACCTTTCATCATCTCTGGCTGGTGGGCCTGGCAGTGGGGATGGCTATCCTCATCGGCGTGCCGCTGGGCATTCTGATTGTCCGCTACAAATGGCTGGCAACGCCGGTACTGGGTCTGGCAACTATCGTACTGACCATCCCTTCTATTGCACTGTTTGGCCTGATGATCCCGCTGTTTTCGATGGTCGGTCAGGGGATTGGGGTGTTGCCTGCTGTCACGGCCGTATTCCTTTATTCACTGCTGCCTATAGTCCGCAACACCCATACTGCGCTGGAGAATATTCCACCCGGATTGCGTGAAGCAGGACGCGGCATTGGTATGACTTTCTGGCAGCGTCTGAGCTGGGTTGAGATCCCTATGGCGTTGCCGGTCATTTTTGGCGGCATCCGTACTGCTGTGGTGATGAATGTTGGCGTGATGGCGATTGCGGCCGTTATTGGTGCGGGTGGGCTGGGGCTGCTGCTGCTGGATGGCATCAGCGGCAGTGACATCCGTATGTTGATTGCAGGCGCTCTGATGATCTGCCTGCTGGCAATTATTCTTGACTGGCTGCTGCACCGTTTGCAGCTGGCGCTGACTCCGAAGGGGATTCGATAA
- a CDS encoding glycine betaine ABC transporter substrate-binding protein, translating to MSSTLFAAEPIVMTTKSFTEQHILSAMTTQYLRKKGFQIEPKTNIATTIGRNAMINKQVDMTWEYTGTSLIIFNHISKPMSSKEAYETVRKLDARLGLIWLNPAPMNNTYAFAMQRKRADDENIDTLSQLVARIEQVRKNDPDNNWMLGLDLEFAGRSDGLKPLQKTYNMPLDRPQIRQMDPGLVYNAIRDGFVDAGLVYTTDGRVKGFDLKVLKDDKGFFPSYAVTPVVTQAALDSHPGLADALNSLSPYITDEAITEMNKRVDVDHQSPQKVAGDFLKSKGLL from the coding sequence ATGAGTTCCACCCTCTTTGCCGCTGAGCCCATCGTGATGACCACAAAGAGCTTCACTGAGCAGCACATCCTTTCTGCCATGACCACGCAATATCTGCGTAAGAAAGGTTTTCAGATCGAGCCAAAGACCAATATCGCGACCACTATCGGTCGTAACGCGATGATCAACAAACAGGTCGATATGACCTGGGAATATACCGGCACCTCGCTGATTATCTTTAATCACATCAGTAAGCCGATGTCCTCCAAAGAAGCTTATGAAACGGTCAGGAAGCTTGATGCCAGACTGGGTCTGATCTGGCTGAATCCGGCCCCGATGAACAACACCTACGCTTTTGCTATGCAGCGTAAACGGGCTGATGACGAGAATATTGATACCCTGTCTCAGCTGGTGGCCAGAATTGAACAAGTTCGAAAAAACGACCCGGATAATAACTGGATGCTGGGTCTGGATCTGGAGTTTGCAGGGCGTTCCGACGGGCTGAAACCGCTGCAAAAAACCTACAATATGCCGCTGGATCGGCCACAGATTCGTCAGATGGATCCGGGGCTGGTTTACAACGCGATTCGTGATGGCTTTGTGGATGCCGGCCTGGTCTATACCACTGATGGCCGTGTGAAAGGGTTTGATCTCAAGGTGCTGAAGGATGACAAAGGATTTTTCCCAAGTTACGCCGTAACGCCCGTGGTCACCCAGGCCGCGCTGGATTCTCATCCGGGCCTGGCCGATGCGCTGAATTCGCTCTCTCCTTATATTACCGATGAGGCGATAACGGAAATGAATAAGCGCGTTGATGTTGACCATCAGTCTCCGCAGAAAGTGGCGGGTGATTTCCTGAAATCCAAAGGCTTACTCTAA
- a CDS encoding ABC transporter permease — MQNKLLRKAALAVLFLAVIIGLLVYGLGLETIKARQVDLLYLGKQHMLLVFWSMLFALLVGIPSGIALSRPAARKWAEYVMQIFNIGNTLPPLAVLALAMVIIGIGERPAIIALFLASLLPIVRNTYAGLCSVPVSLIEAANGIGMTKMQRLRQVELPDAWPVMLSGIRVATAINVGTAPLAFLIGASSYGELIFPGIYLNDFPTLILGAAATALFALVLDMLLAGLGRLLSPHTAV; from the coding sequence ATGCAAAACAAGCTCCTGCGGAAGGCAGCACTTGCCGTGCTTTTCCTTGCCGTAATTATTGGCTTACTGGTTTACGGCCTTGGGTTAGAGACCATCAAAGCCCGTCAGGTCGATCTGCTTTATCTGGGTAAGCAACATATGCTGCTGGTGTTCTGGTCTATGCTGTTCGCCCTGCTGGTTGGCATTCCCAGCGGCATCGCACTCAGCCGCCCTGCTGCCCGTAAATGGGCGGAATACGTGATGCAGATTTTTAACATCGGTAACACCCTGCCGCCTCTGGCCGTGCTCGCCCTGGCTATGGTGATTATTGGTATCGGCGAGCGTCCTGCCATCATCGCCCTGTTCCTCGCTTCCCTGCTGCCCATTGTACGTAATACCTATGCCGGCCTTTGCTCTGTGCCCGTTTCTTTAATCGAAGCCGCCAACGGCATCGGCATGACTAAAATGCAGCGTCTGCGTCAGGTTGAACTGCCTGATGCCTGGCCTGTGATGCTTTCCGGTATCCGTGTGGCTACTGCCATCAATGTGGGTACCGCTCCCCTGGCATTTCTGATTGGCGCCAGCAGCTACGGCGAGCTGATTTTTCCCGGTATCTACCTCAACGACTTCCCCACCTTGATTCTGGGTGCTGCGGCTACGGCGCTGTTCGCGCTGGTGCTGGATATGCTGCTGGCTGGCCTTGGCCGCCTGTTAAGCCCTCACACGGCCGTATAG
- a CDS encoding MDR family MFS transporter: MSETAQHQVTHRHWILVAAMLAMFMAAIEVTIVATAMPTIIAELGGFSQFGWVFSIYLLTQAVSVPIYGRLADLWGRKRVFFIGTSLFLIGSVLCGFASHMGWLILFRAVQGLGAGAIMPLTSTIIADVYPPKERASIQGWLSSVWGIAAITGPLTGAWIVQHFNWALIFWVNVPVGIISMLMLARWFPESHKGKTQKLNLTGSAWLMLTVTALLTALLQAETLGYWVVALLALAFVAGYALVRHEKVSREPLFPLAIWRNRTLVAGNAGNLIIGAAMMGISAFLPTWIQGVNGGTPLQAGTALAMMSIGWPLASTLSGRLMQRTSYRFTAQLGSVLLIIGTAMLLTLHHNSSVLHAGFSAFVIGTGMGMTSTTFLIAVQNTAEFHIRGICTASIMFSRMLGSALGTAIMGAVLNYNLMVRLPHYNDPVQQIMSQPQREALSTLNLHQMVSEIAFSLHWVFAVSVGIAVASLLVARMIPAVKPH, from the coding sequence ATGTCTGAAACAGCCCAACACCAGGTTACACACCGCCACTGGATTCTGGTTGCCGCAATGCTGGCAATGTTTATGGCGGCCATTGAAGTCACCATTGTCGCCACAGCTATGCCGACCATCATTGCGGAACTCGGTGGGTTTTCGCAGTTTGGCTGGGTGTTTTCTATTTATCTGCTAACCCAGGCCGTCAGCGTGCCGATCTATGGGCGGCTGGCGGACTTATGGGGAAGAAAACGGGTCTTTTTCATCGGCACGTCGTTGTTTCTGATCGGATCTGTGTTGTGCGGATTTGCTTCACATATGGGCTGGTTAATCCTGTTTCGTGCCGTTCAGGGATTGGGCGCAGGGGCTATTATGCCGCTGACCTCCACCATTATTGCCGATGTCTATCCTCCCAAAGAGCGCGCCAGTATTCAGGGCTGGCTCTCCAGCGTGTGGGGCATTGCGGCCATCACCGGGCCTCTGACCGGCGCCTGGATTGTGCAGCATTTTAACTGGGCGCTGATCTTCTGGGTCAATGTGCCGGTTGGCATTATTTCGATGCTGATGCTGGCAAGATGGTTTCCGGAATCCCATAAAGGAAAAACACAAAAGCTTAATCTGACCGGCAGCGCCTGGTTAATGCTGACCGTTACTGCTTTGCTGACAGCCTTATTACAGGCGGAAACTTTAGGCTACTGGGTTGTGGCGCTGCTGGCGCTGGCGTTCGTGGCGGGGTATGCCCTGGTGCGGCATGAAAAAGTCAGCCGTGAGCCGCTGTTCCCGCTGGCGATCTGGCGTAACCGCACGCTGGTGGCAGGCAACGCCGGTAATCTGATTATTGGCGCGGCGATGATGGGGATCAGCGCCTTCCTGCCTACCTGGATCCAGGGGGTGAATGGCGGCACTCCGTTACAGGCGGGTACTGCGCTGGCGATGATGTCCATTGGCTGGCCGCTGGCCAGTACGCTCAGCGGCAGACTGATGCAGCGAACCTCATACCGTTTTACCGCGCAGCTGGGCTCGGTCCTGTTGATCATCGGCACAGCAATGCTGCTGACGCTGCACCACAACAGTTCCGTGCTGCACGCCGGTTTTTCAGCTTTCGTGATCGGCACCGGCATGGGGATGACCAGCACCACATTTCTGATTGCCGTACAGAACACGGCAGAGTTTCATATCAGGGGCATCTGTACCGCCTCGATCATGTTCAGCCGGATGCTGGGTTCCGCGCTGGGTACCGCCATAATGGGAGCCGTGCTGAATTACAACCTGATGGTGCGGTTACCGCATTACAACGATCCGGTACAGCAGATCATGTCCCAGCCTCAGCGGGAAGCGCTGAGCACCCTTAATCTGCATCAGATGGTGAGTGAAATTGCCTTTTCGCTGCACTGGGTATTTGCCGTATCGGTAGGCATTGCTGTGGCGAGTTTGCTGGTTGCCAGGATGATCCCGGCGGTTAAGCCGCACTGA
- a CDS encoding DUF1161 domain-containing protein: protein MKYKKLLAAALIMAAPLAAQASCETVKADINQKIINNGVPAGDFSLEIVPNDQAEQAGGQVVGHCENDSQKIVYKRNGADNDAVPASTGTSQDAPSS, encoded by the coding sequence ATGAAATACAAAAAGTTACTGGCCGCTGCTTTGATCATGGCCGCACCGCTGGCCGCTCAGGCCTCTTGTGAAACGGTCAAAGCGGATATCAATCAGAAAATCATTAACAATGGCGTGCCGGCGGGGGATTTTTCGCTGGAAATTGTGCCGAACGATCAGGCCGAACAGGCGGGTGGTCAGGTGGTTGGCCATTGTGAAAATGATTCACAGAAGATTGTCTATAAGCGTAACGGTGCGGACAACGATGCCGTGCCAGCCAGTACGGGAACGTCTCAGGATGCGCCCTCCTCATAA
- a CDS encoding DUF1283 family protein, giving the protein MKQWQKHLSKAALPLVLFGALFSMQQSAQARTDRLIIQDGDNALSNEEARQDKEQWDETRRLRSKVNTRVEKNFDKADRAVDTRDACDESLNVNAYWEPNTLRCLDRRSGRPVTP; this is encoded by the coding sequence ATGAAACAATGGCAAAAACATCTGAGCAAGGCCGCTCTGCCGCTGGTGCTCTTTGGCGCCTTGTTCAGTATGCAGCAGAGTGCTCAGGCCCGCACCGACCGGCTGATTATTCAGGATGGCGATAACGCCCTGAGTAACGAGGAAGCGCGTCAGGACAAAGAGCAGTGGGATGAAACCCGCCGTCTGCGTAGCAAGGTTAATACGCGCGTTGAAAAGAATTTTGATAAAGCCGATCGGGCAGTGGATACCCGCGATGCCTGCGACGAGAGCCTGAACGTCAATGCTTACTGGGAACCTAATACGCTTCGTTGCCTGGATCGTCGCTCAGGACGTCCGGTTACGCCCTGA
- a CDS encoding YnfA family protein, whose amino-acid sequence MLFCKTTLLFFLTALAEITGCFLPWLWLKKGGSVLLLVPAAISLVLFVWLLTLHPAASGRVYAAYGGVYVVTALLWLRFVDGIRLSHYDWLGAGVAFTGMLIIVAGWGKA is encoded by the coding sequence ATGCTGTTTTGTAAAACGACGCTGCTGTTTTTTCTTACCGCACTGGCCGAAATCACCGGCTGTTTTCTCCCCTGGCTGTGGCTCAAAAAAGGCGGATCTGTACTGTTGCTGGTGCCTGCTGCCATCAGCCTGGTGCTGTTTGTCTGGCTGCTGACCCTGCATCCTGCCGCGAGCGGGCGCGTTTATGCCGCCTATGGTGGCGTATATGTGGTGACGGCGCTGCTGTGGTTACGCTTCGTCGACGGTATCAGGCTCAGCCACTATGACTGGCTTGGGGCAGGAGTGGCTTTCACCGGTATGCTGATTATCGTTGCGGGCTGGGGAAAGGCTTAG
- the ydfG gene encoding bifunctional NADP-dependent 3-hydroxy acid dehydrogenase/3-hydroxypropionate dehydrogenase YdfG, producing MIVFVTGATAGFGESITRRFIAQGHKVIATGRRQERLQALKEELGESLYTLQLDVRNRAGIEEALASLPADWRNIDVLVNNAGLALGIEPAHRANIDDWEAMIDTNNKGLVYMTRAVLPAMVERDVGHIINIGSIAGSWPYAGGNVYGATKAFVRQFSLNLRTDLHGTALRVTDIEPGLVGGTEFSNVRFKGDDAKADSVYDGAVPLTAEDVTEAVFWVATLPKHVNINTLEMMPVGQTLAGLKVHKG from the coding sequence ATGATTGTATTTGTTACTGGTGCTACTGCGGGCTTTGGTGAAAGCATTACCCGTCGCTTTATCGCTCAGGGGCATAAAGTGATTGCCACAGGCCGCCGCCAGGAGCGTTTGCAGGCCTTAAAAGAGGAGCTTGGCGAATCGCTTTATACCCTGCAACTGGACGTGCGTAACCGTGCCGGTATCGAAGAAGCGCTGGCCAGCCTGCCTGCAGACTGGCGCAACATTGACGTGCTGGTAAACAATGCGGGTCTGGCGCTGGGGATTGAACCTGCGCACCGGGCCAATATTGATGACTGGGAAGCAATGATCGACACCAATAACAAAGGCCTGGTTTATATGACCCGTGCTGTACTGCCTGCAATGGTGGAAAGGGATGTCGGCCATATCATTAATATTGGTTCTATTGCCGGAAGCTGGCCTTACGCGGGCGGAAACGTCTACGGCGCAACCAAAGCTTTTGTGCGTCAGTTCAGCCTGAATCTGCGTACCGATCTCCACGGCACCGCGTTGAGAGTGACCGATATTGAGCCAGGTCTGGTGGGCGGTACCGAGTTTTCCAACGTCCGCTTTAAGGGTGACGATGCCAAAGCAGACAGCGTGTATGACGGTGCAGTGCCATTGACCGCAGAAGATGTCACCGAAGCGGTATTTTGGGTAGCGACATTACCCAAACACGTCAACATCAATACGCTTGAAATGATGCCTGTAGGTCAGACGCTGGCCGGTCTGAAGGTTCATAAGGGCTAA